Genomic window (bacterium):
TCGGCTGCTCTTGGAAATGCAGTGATTCAGGCGTAAGGGTTCTCGGTGTCCAACTTGCGCTTGGGGAGGTCATCAAAAGGATTGGTCCGATCGAGCTGCCGCGGCGGTTTTGGCTGCCGCCACAGCGGCGGCATGGCCCGGCACGGCGGACCCTCTTTGAAGGGGTTATTGCAGTCCAGCACCCGGGGCTTCCGGGTCAGAACACCAACATTTTCCGAGTATTTTCCAGCAGTTGGTTGGGCCGGCCGGCGAGTGTCCATGTGCTCGGCGGCGCCGAAAAGCGATGCGGGTCGAATTGATAAAACGGAAATCGACATGGGGTGCCCTCCCTAATCCAATACTCCATTATCCTCCCGAATGCCAAGAAGTTGTGCCCCTAAAAATTCCACTGAGTGTTCATATAGACCCGGCTGCTGCCGTCGAACTGGCCGAATAATGTGTCCGCCGGCCCGGTGAAAATGTCGGCTCCCCAAGTCAGGAGCACGCTGTCGATGACCCGGTAATTGATCCGGGGCCGGATCATGGTGTCGCCCTTCCTCAGGCCCACCGAAAACAGCAGCTCCGGGACCAGCTTGTCCTTGAGGAAGCTTCGGTCGAAACGCAGGGCCACCCAAGTGTCCACCGCCGGATCGGTGATCAAATCGTCGTTGCCAAGGATGAATTGCTGCTGAAGCTCGCTGATCATCCGCACGCCTCCGGGCAAATCCGCGTCGTAACCCAGCATGTAGCGAAAGAGCTCGGCCTTGGCCAGACCCTGGCTAAAGAGGATGTCGTCGCTATTGAAAAGCCGGCCGTGAGTGTAGACGAACTCCCCGCGAAGGACGCTGCTCGCAAAGGCCTTCGAAAAGGTGAAACCGAAGTCATAAACTCGGGGATGGACCCGGTTTAAAAGAATCGTCGGCCTCAGGGTGACCAGATCCAGCGCCAAGGTCTTGTAGACCATCGGCAGATGGGAAGAGCTGGTGTAAAAGAGCCAGGAGAAATCCCAGCCATGGGTCAGCAGGGTGATTCGCCCTCCGCCGTTCCAATTCTTGATCGAGGTTTTGGGTTTCTTGTCGCTCAGCAGCGTCGTCGGGATCCCCGGAATCACCGGACTGACAAAAAAGGTTTCGTCGGGATTGGGGAAAAAGGAGAAATCGGCGCCGGGCAAGGCCAGCTTGTCCACCGTTTGATCGGGGCTCGCGACCAATTCGATCGAGGCCTTGGGGTGGAATGTATAGCGAAGGTCGACGGCCCAAATCGGCAGCCGAATGAACTCGTGGGTCGGCAGGATGAACTCCCGCAAATCCTGGGGATTGACCACGTCGGCGAAAAACTGGACCAAGGCCTCGCCCCATACGACCTGCTGGTGCCCCAGCCGAACCTGGAGGTTTTTGGCGAAGAGGTCGATGTAGGCATCGCGCAAGGTCAATTCGGTTCGCATCTGATCTTGGACGTCGGGCGGGTAATGATCGGTGACGTCATAGGCCGCATCGTACCAACCCCGGCCGCCAAACTTCAGATGGATGGTGTCGTTGAAGCGGAATTTGAAGCTCATCTCGCCGAACTGCCGAATTTTGCTGAAACCGGGCTCGCTTCCGACCCGGACGGCCGTTTCTTGCCGCAGAACTCCCGAATAGCTGAAGCGGTCCTTCCAAAAAGAAGAGGGCCGGGATTCGGCTGGAGCCGACTCCGCCGGCTCTTGGGCCGTAGCCGGAATGGCCCCGAGCAGAGCCAAGGCTAGGGCCAGAGGCCACGAGATCGAGCGAATGAAACTTTGCATCCCCATCCTATCTTCCAGACCGTCATAGCAAGCAACCAGGCCACCACCAAGAAAGAAGAAGGGCCGGCCGTGTCACCGGCGGCCGGGTTCAAGCGGCATCCGCCCTCCTCGGCCAAGATCGGCGGCGACAGCGATTCGCAGCTTCGGGACTCCAGGAGGGGCTCGAAAACGCAAAGGTCGCAAATATCCAGAAACTGTTGATCCTCCTCCTCGGAGAGCGGGCTTTCGGCGCAAACCTCACAGGTGTTGCAGAGCTCCTGGGCGTTGATTTGGAGAGTTTCCAACAGCTCCCGAATGAAATCGGCGCTCTTGAGGGTGCCTTCGGGAGTGCAGCGATCGGCATCAACGGTGATGCAGCAGCCCTCGCTCAGGCAAACGCAGCAAGCGTCCTCGCCCTCCTCCTCGGTCTGGGCCGAAACTACCCGCCAAGCGGCAAATGGGAGGCAGCCAAGGCCCAACGCGATGGCGATCAGCAAAATCCGGAATCTTTTCATTTAACGACGGTCCTCGATGGTTTTTTCCTTCGGCCGGCGACTAGGGCCAAGGGAGCCAGCAGCAGGACCGCTCCGAGCGGATTGAAGCCGCCGGTCCCGGTCATCGCGCAAGCCGAAGGCAGGTCGATTTCCGGCAACTCGGGAAGCTCGGGCAATTCGGGCGATTCCGGCAAAATGTCCTGGCAGACTTCGGCATCGTGGCAATCCGGGTTGAGGCAGTCGGTCAAGGCCGAGCAATCGCCGCCGGGAAGGTCGATGTCGATGCACTCCGGCGCCAGCAGGCACTTGGCGTCGTCGCAATCGGTTTGGCCGTTCTCATCGTCATCGACCTCATTGTTGCAGATTTCGAAAATATCGGGAAAGTCGATGCTGCAGGCTTCATCCCCGATGCAATCGAGGTCGAGACAGTCGATCAATTTGTCGCCGTCATCGTCGGTCGCATTGTCGCAAATTTCCCCGGCCGGCTCCGGCTCCTGGCAAACCTCTTCGCCGGCGCAATCGGAATCGGCGCAGTCGGCGGCCTCGTCGCCGTCGTCATCCAAGCCGTTGGCGCAATTCTCGGGAATAGCGGCATTGGAAAACTCAAAGGCTCCCATGTCGGGAGCGCTGCCATTGACCCGGGCTTGGCCGTCGAAATCGGTGGATGGGATCGAAGGAGCCCCGGCGTCGCCCTTGTCGATCACGTCCGATGTCGATTGCAGATGGAAATTGGACTGGCCGGCATTGACGAAAAGCGGATCGACGTTGAGATTCCCCGAGCCAATGGTGGCGTGCGAGGTGCAACCGGGCCCCTGGCAGCCGAGGAAGATATCGGAATAATCGCTGTGAGCGATGGCAAAAGTCCCGCCGTTGCTGTCGGCATCGACATCCAGCTGGTCGGCTATGGCGATATCGTCGCAGGACGAGGTGCAAAACGAGCCGCCGCCCGCGGAATTCCCCCAGACGATGCTGTTGCTGACGGCCAGGCTGGCTTCATTGAACAGCATGAGAGCTAAGACGCCACCGCCGCTGCCGGCTTGGTCGGAATTGGCGGTGACCGTGTTATTGGTGAAGTCGACCGAGCCGCCGGGCAGGAAAAACCTCAAGCCGGCTCCGCCACCCAAGAAGCCCTGGGAGTCGTTGACCCCGAGAGACTGGTTCCGAGCCACGACGTTGTTGGTCACCTTGGCGCTGGAGAAACCCACGCCGATGAACATCCCCCCGCCGCCGGCTTCGGCAAAGTTGTCGAGCAAGACGTTGCGATCGAGGGTCAATTCGCCATTGGTGACGAAAGCCACGGCCCCGCCGCCGAGAGCGCCGGTCGATCCTTGGGAATCCCCGGCATCGTTGTTGAGATAGGTATTGCCGGTCATCACGATGGCGCCGGTGCCGGAGCTGATGGCCACCGAGCCGCCGCCGGCCGAAGGCGAGGAAAAGTTATCGGTGAAGCGGTTCTCGGTGAAGGTGATCGAGCCGGAATCCCCGGCCAGCGCGAACAGGCCGCCGCCGCCGAGCCCCTCGATGGTCGAGGTGCTATTGCCCTGGAAGGAGCAGCTCTCGACCTCGATATCGGCCGCGATCGTCTCGATCCGCAGGCCGCCGCCGGGCACCGAGGTCAGCCCGTTTCGAAAGGACATCCCCGAGAAGGAAAGGTCGGAATTGGAGTCGTCGGGCAAGATCGAAGTCATTGCCCAGAAGGCTTGGTTGGCGCCCTTGGCGTCGATGATGGTCTGGTCCATGCCGGCGCCTTGGATGCTCAGGGCGAAGTTTTCCGACTCGCCGGGCTCGTAGCGGAAGGCCCCGGCCGAAGCGTCGTATTCGCCGGCGGCCACGCTAATGCTGTCGTCCTGAAAATTGCTGGCGGCAATGTTCAAGACGCTCTGCAAATGACAGTCAAAATCTTCGCAATTGTCGTCGGAATTAGGACTGACGGTCCAACTGGCGGCCTGAAGAGTGGAAATTCCAAAAAACGCGATCCCCACAATCCAAGAGAAAAGCACACCCATATCCCCCCCGAATCCTTAAAGACTGGAATGATCGCTTGGATATTGGGATGGTAGCAAAGGGTTTTCGAAGCTGACAAGGAATTTTCCGGCAAGGGGAACGGGAAGTCAGATCGAATCGAACTCGATCCGGCAGAAGTCGTCGGCATCGAAAGGGCAATTCAGCAAGCTGGTGCCGCGGTCGGCATCCTCCACCGCGTCGCCTTGGCAGTCGTAAATCATGCCGTCGTCTTTGAATTCAAAGCCGTAGAATCCTTGAGAATTCACCACCCCGTCGACGTCCTCCCCATCGGGCCCGGCATCGAACAAAGTGAGCTTGCAGCCGTCCTGCTGAAAGACGAAGCGGAAGGTGACCTCGAAGGGGCAGTCGTTGCGAATCACTTGAACCAACTGCTGATAGACGAATTCGACGTCGAAGGGACCGCAGCCGCCTTCGTCGGAAATCCCGGCGATTTCGGTGGGGCCGCCGCAAGCGCCGAGCGAGAGCAGGGAAAAGACAGCCAGGAGCCAAATCTTCATGAAGTTCCCTTCCGGCGGAAACCGATCCACAATAAGCCCAAGAGCAGCATCCATCCGAAGAAATATTCGAGGGAAGGCAGCGAAGGGCTCAAGCCGCAGCCACCGGAGCCGGTGCCGTTACCCCTCAAGTCCATGAAGAAAAGCGGCTGCTCCGGATCGTTGCTCTGGATGACGAACTGGGCGACTCTTTCGCCCAGCTCGGTGGCCCGCATGCTGAAGCCGAACTCGCAGCTCTCGCCGGCCGCCAAGACTTGGAAGCTGCAAAAATCCATGGTCAGGCCGAAGTCGACCGGCGCGGCCCCGATGAACTCGCTGTCCGCGATGACCAAATTGCCGCCGCCGGTGTTGGTGATCGTCACGATCTGCTCGTCGCTCAACTTGCCGGCGACTTCGCTGCCGAAATCGAGACTCAAGGCGCTGCTGGTGATTTGCGGTGGTGTCATAAAGCCGGAAAATTCCTGAAAAAACCTTATAGATGTTTTGGCCTGGCCCGACGACAAAAAAATTCGATTATTTATTTGCCGCCCTTCCAGCCCGGCCCCCATAATCTCTCACTCAGGTAAGGAAGATCAGGAGGGAATATGCGGAATCGTTGGGCCAAGCTCGGCGCCTTTCTCGTCTTGTCGTTCCTTTTCACCTTCTATCAAGCCTGCGGGACCGCCTCCGGTCCTAGTCCGGCCCCCAAAGAAAAATCCTCAGCCCAAGCGCCGTCGGCTCCGATCCCGGCAGCGGCTCCGGCTCATCCAGCTCCGGCCACGGCGCCGGAAGCGGCTACGACCGCCGTTCCCCCGACCGAAACTCGCCCTTCGGCCGGAGTTCCGCAAAAACCCAATATCCTGCTGATCGTTTCCGACGACACCGGTTACGGCGACCTCGGGCCCTACGGCGGCGGCGTGGGCCGCGGGATGCCGACGCCCAACTTCGACCGATTGGCGGCCGAAGGCATGACTTTCTTCACTTTCTACGCTCAACCGAGCTGCACACCCGGCCGGGCGGCCATCCAAACCGGCCGCATCCCCAACCGCAGCGGCATGACGACGGTGGCCTTTCAAGGCCAAGGCGGCGGCCTGCCGGCGGCGGAGTGGACCCTGGCTTCGGTTCTGAAACAGGCCGGTTACCAAACTTATTTCACCGGCAAATGGCATCTTGGCGAATCGGACTACGCCCTGCCCAACGCCCAAGGTTACGACCTAATGAAGTACGTCGGGCTCTATCACCTCAACGCCTACACCTACGCCGATCCAACTTGGTTCCCGGACATGGACCCCAAGCTGCGAGCCATGTTCGCGAAGGTGACCATCGGGTCGCTCTCGGGCAAGGCCGGCGAAAAGGCCAAGGAGGATTTCAAGATCAATGGCCAATACGTCGACACACCTGACAAAGGCGTGGTCGGCATCCCCTACTTCGACGGCTATATCGAAAAGGCGGCTCTCGAGTTTCTCGACCAAGCCGCCGCCAAGCCCGACCAGCCCTTCTTCATCAACGTCAATTTCATGAAGGTCCACCAGCCCAATATGCCGGCGCCCGAATTCGAGCATAAATCCATGTCGAAGTCGAAATATGCCGACTCGGTGGTCGAGCTGGACGCCCATGTCGGCCGCATCATGGACAAGCTGCGGGCCCTGGGGCTGGATAAGAACACCTTGGTTTTCTACACCACCGACAACGGCGCCTGGCAGGACGTCTATCCCGACGCCGGCTACACGCCCTTCCGCGGCACCAAGGGCACGGTCCGCGAGGGCGGCAATCGGGTCCCGGCCATCGCCTGGATGCCGGGGCGAATCCCGGCCGGCGTGAAGAATCACGACATCCTCGGCGGACTCGACCTGATGGCCACCTTTGCCACCCTTGCCGGCTTGCAGCTGCCGGCGAACGACCGCGAGGGGAAAAAGATCGTCTTCGACAGCTACGACATGTCGCCGGTCCTATTCGGCAACGGCAAGTCCGAGCGGAACTCCTGGTTCTACTTCACCGAAAACGAGCTCTCGCCCGGCGCGGCTCGGGTCGGCAACTATAAGGCGGTCTTCAATTTGCGGGGCGACAACGGCCAGCCCACCGGCGGTTTGGCGGTGGACACCAATGCGGGCTGGAAAGGCCAAGAGAAATATGTGGCGACGGTGCCCCAAGTCTTCGACCTTTGGCAGGACCCCCAGGAGCGCTATGACATCTTCATGACCAACTGGACCGAGCGGACCTGGGTCATGGTCACGATCAGCGACTCGATCAAGACCCTCATGAAGACCTACATCGAGGACCCGCCCCGAAAGCTCCAAAGCGAAAGCTATACCGGCCCCATCACTCTCACCGATTATCAACGGCTGCAATCGGTTCGGGAGACCTTGTCCAAAGAAGGGGTCGCGCTCCCGATGCCGACCGGGAATTGATTATTTCTTGATGCTGAGCGGGCTGCCGACCGTGCCGGCATAGAAGACGAGGATTTCGGCCGGAACCTTGCCCTCGTTTTTCCCGAAGTGCCAGGTGTCGACCACCTCGGCGATCGCATCGCCGGCCTTGAGATGGATCGACTGATTCTCGACGGTGGTCACCGTCAGCTCGCCGCTCAACAGCAGGCCGGCATTGATCATGGGATGCTGGTGAACGGGAAAGGCCGCGCCCGGCTGGACCGTGATGCGCACGATCGTGACCTCGGGTTTCCCCCGGGGATAGCTCGGCAAAGCCTTTCCATCCCAGCTGGTGCTCGTTTTAAGCAGCTCCTGGAAGGCGATCGGATCGACCGCCCGCCCGAAAGCGGCGCCCACCTGAAACCCAATGTAGACCGAGAGGAGAAGTAGAAATTTTTTCATCGCGATTGCGGGCCTTAACACAAAATCAAATCAGGGGCTAGTGAAGCCCCACTTCCCGCGGCAGGCTCGTGCTTTCCACTTTTTTATAAGGATAGGCGTAGGAGTAGCGCTGGACGGTCACCTGGCCCTTTTGTCCGGGGTCGAGCTCGGTGAGCTCAAAGTAAACCCCGTTCTCTTGGCGAATCACCCGAATCGGCAGAATCCCGCGCAGCGAGCTGAGAAAGAACGCGGTTTGGTACTGCTTGCCGTCCCATTGGTAGGCCTCGACCCGGTCGAAATCGGCACCAAAATCCTTTCCCGGAGAGGCATAGGCGACGAGGTACTCCCTGACGGTGCCGAAGTCCTCGCTCTGCCGGGTCTTGAGCACCAACCAGGCGATGGGCCGGCGAAATTGAGTGTATCGGGAAAGCTCGGCCGGCGGCTCCAGCCGGAAGTTTTTGGTGTAAATGTAGCCGACCCGGCCGTCGCCGAGCCGCACTTTATACCAA
Coding sequences:
- a CDS encoding choice-of-anchor D domain-containing protein translates to MTPPQITSSALSLDFGSEVAGKLSDEQIVTITNTGGGNLVIADSEFIGAAPVDFGLTMDFCSFQVLAAGESCEFGFSMRATELGERVAQFVIQSNDPEQPLFFMDLRGNGTGSGGCGLSPSLPSLEYFFGWMLLLGLLWIGFRRKGTS
- a CDS encoding cupin domain-containing protein; the protein is MKKFLLLLSVYIGFQVGAAFGRAVDPIAFQELLKTSTSWDGKALPSYPRGKPEVTIVRITVQPGAAFPVHQHPMINAGLLLSGELTVTTVENQSIHLKAGDAIAEVVDTWHFGKNEGKVPAEILVFYAGTVGSPLSIKK
- a CDS encoding arylsulfatase, with the translated sequence MRNRWAKLGAFLVLSFLFTFYQACGTASGPSPAPKEKSSAQAPSAPIPAAAPAHPAPATAPEAATTAVPPTETRPSAGVPQKPNILLIVSDDTGYGDLGPYGGGVGRGMPTPNFDRLAAEGMTFFTFYAQPSCTPGRAAIQTGRIPNRSGMTTVAFQGQGGGLPAAEWTLASVLKQAGYQTYFTGKWHLGESDYALPNAQGYDLMKYVGLYHLNAYTYADPTWFPDMDPKLRAMFAKVTIGSLSGKAGEKAKEDFKINGQYVDTPDKGVVGIPYFDGYIEKAALEFLDQAAAKPDQPFFINVNFMKVHQPNMPAPEFEHKSMSKSKYADSVVELDAHVGRIMDKLRALGLDKNTLVFYTTDNGAWQDVYPDAGYTPFRGTKGTVREGGNRVPAIAWMPGRIPAGVKNHDILGGLDLMATFATLAGLQLPANDREGKKIVFDSYDMSPVLFGNGKSERNSWFYFTENELSPGAARVGNYKAVFNLRGDNGQPTGGLAVDTNAGWKGQEKYVATVPQVFDLWQDPQERYDIFMTNWTERTWVMVTISDSIKTLMKTYIEDPPRKLQSESYTGPITLTDYQRLQSVRETLSKEGVALPMPTGN
- a CDS encoding DUF1302 family protein; its protein translation is MQSFIRSISWPLALALALLGAIPATAQEPAESAPAESRPSSFWKDRFSYSGVLRQETAVRVGSEPGFSKIRQFGEMSFKFRFNDTIHLKFGGRGWYDAAYDVTDHYPPDVQDQMRTELTLRDAYIDLFAKNLQVRLGHQQVVWGEALVQFFADVVNPQDLREFILPTHEFIRLPIWAVDLRYTFHPKASIELVASPDQTVDKLALPGADFSFFPNPDETFFVSPVIPGIPTTLLSDKKPKTSIKNWNGGGRITLLTHGWDFSWLFYTSSSHLPMVYKTLALDLVTLRPTILLNRVHPRVYDFGFTFSKAFASSVLRGEFVYTHGRLFNSDDILFSQGLAKAELFRYMLGYDADLPGGVRMISELQQQFILGNDDLITDPAVDTWVALRFDRSFLKDKLVPELLFSVGLRKGDTMIRPRINYRVIDSVLLTWGADIFTGPADTLFGQFDGSSRVYMNTQWNF
- a CDS encoding choice-of-anchor Q domain-containing protein, translating into MGVLFSWIVGIAFFGISTLQAASWTVSPNSDDNCEDFDCHLQSVLNIAASNFQDDSISVAAGEYDASAGAFRYEPGESENFALSIQGAGMDQTIIDAKGANQAFWAMTSILPDDSNSDLSFSGMSFRNGLTSVPGGGLRIETIAADIEVESCSFQGNSTSTIEGLGGGGLFALAGDSGSITFTENRFTDNFSSPSAGGGSVAISSGTGAIVMTGNTYLNNDAGDSQGSTGALGGGAVAFVTNGELTLDRNVLLDNFAEAGGGGMFIGVGFSSAKVTNNVVARNQSLGVNDSQGFLGGGAGLRFFLPGGSVDFTNNTVTANSDQAGSGGGVLALMLFNEASLAVSNSIVWGNSAGGGSFCTSSCDDIAIADQLDVDADSNGGTFAIAHSDYSDIFLGCQGPGCTSHATIGSGNLNVDPLFVNAGQSNFHLQSTSDVIDKGDAGAPSIPSTDFDGQARVNGSAPDMGAFEFSNAAIPENCANGLDDDGDEAADCADSDCAGEEVCQEPEPAGEICDNATDDDGDKLIDCLDLDCIGDEACSIDFPDIFEICNNEVDDDENGQTDCDDAKCLLAPECIDIDLPGGDCSALTDCLNPDCHDAEVCQDILPESPELPELPELPEIDLPSACAMTGTGGFNPLGAVLLLAPLALVAGRRKKPSRTVVK